CTGTACAGGTGATCCTGCAAAACGTGCTGGAAACGAATTTTTGTTTCAAATGCAGGCTGTGACGAATATTGAAGTGCTAAATGCTTATGAGGTTAAGAAAATAGTAACAGCTTGTCCACATTGTTTCAATACCATAAAAAATGAATATCCAGAATTAGGTGGAAATTACGAAGTAATGCACCATACACAGTTTTTAAAATCCTTATTGGATGATGGACGTTTAACTATTGAAGGCGGACAATTTAAAGGCAAGCGCATCACTTTTCATGATCCTTGTTATTTAGGTCGTGCTAATAATGTATATGAAGCACCACGCGATTTAATTAGGAAGTTGGAAGCCGAATTGGTGGAGATGAAAAATTGCAAGCGCACGGGATTGTGTTGTGGGGCAGGAGGGGCTCAAATGTTCAAAGATGCTGAAAAAGGAGATAAAGAAGTGAATGTCGAGCGTACCGAACAAGCTTTAGAAATCCAACCAGAAATTATTGCAGCTGGTTGCCCATTTTGTAATACCATGATGACCGACGGTGTAAAAACTAAAGAAAAAGAATCGGATGTTGCCGTTATGGATATTGCAGAGTTAATTGCCAATGCCCAAGATTTGTAAATTAAGCAATGGACTTAAATAGTCAATTGTAAATAGAAAATATTCAATTATAAATGTTAGTAGATTTTAATACATTACCAGAAGAATCACGTGTTTGGATTTACCAAGCAAATCGTTCATTTTCTGAACAGGAACTTGAAGAAATTCAAA
The genomic region above belongs to Mariniflexile litorale and contains:
- a CDS encoding (Fe-S)-binding protein, with the protein product MSELLKVPTMAEFMAEGKQPEVLFWVGCAGSFDDRAKKITKAFVKLLNKAKVEFAVLGTEESCTGDPAKRAGNEFLFQMQAVTNIEVLNAYEVKKIVTACPHCFNTIKNEYPELGGNYEVMHHTQFLKSLLDDGRLTIEGGQFKGKRITFHDPCYLGRANNVYEAPRDLIRKLEAELVEMKNCKRTGLCCGAGGAQMFKDAEKGDKEVNVERTEQALEIQPEIIAAGCPFCNTMMTDGVKTKEKESDVAVMDIAELIANAQDL